The genomic window TTACATCAAACTTACAGCGTGGTGTTCTTATAAATAATTCTATAGTTGCAAAAAGTATTAATATGTCTTTACTTTTAAGTGGATTGCAATATGAATTTCACATTACCAACAATATTCAATTTTATGCAAGAACATCTTACGTGCTAAGTAATTCAGTTAATTTAAGGGATAAAAACAAAGATGATATTGTTGGATTAGATAGCTCTAATCCGCTGTATTTAAGAACAGGAATTCGCTTTAAAATTTAGAAAACATGTTAAACACAAAGGAGTATTATAATAGAGATTTATCATGGTTAAGGTTTAATCATCGCGTACTTCAGGAAGCCGCAGATGAAAGAAACCCATTGTATGAACGTATTAAATTTTTGGCCATATTTTCTTCTAATTTAGATGAGTTTTTTAAAGTTAGAGTTTCAGATATTAGAAAAATAAAACAATTAGATAAACCACTTAGAAAACGTTTAATAACAAAGCCAAATAAATTACTGAGAGAAATTAAAAAACAAGTTAATGTACAGCAAAAAGAATTTGGACGAATTTTTTTTACTAAAATAATTCCGGCATTAGAAAATGAAGGTGTTAATTTGATTTGTTATAAAGAATTTAATCAAGAACAACAGGCGTTTAGTAAAATATATTATAAAGAAAAAATAGAGTCTTCGCAATCTTTAAATATCAGTAAAGAGAAGCCTTTTCTTGAAAATGAGGCGTTGTATTTAGTTTCTCAAATTGAAGATGATTCTCTTATTTGGGTAAAAATAAATGAGCAAACACCTCGATTTGTAGAACTTCCTTCAATAGATAATAAGCATTATATAACATTTGTTGATGATATTTTAAAAGATAATCTTAAAGCAGTTTATAAACAGAGTTTTTATAGTGTAAAGATATCAAGAGATGCAGAACTGTATATAGACAATGAATATTCTGGTAATTTATTAGATAAAATTAAAGCAGCATTGCCTAATAGAATTAGCGGTCAGGTTACAAGAGCTTTAATAGATGAGCTATCTCCCAAAAAATTACAGCTTAAATTAAACGAGGTTTTAGATATTAATGAGACAGATATTATAAAAGGCGGTACTTATCATAATTTTAAAGATCTGTTTACTTTTCTTAATCCAACTACTAAAAATTTATCTTTTGCAAGTTTACCACCCTTATTAAGCAAAGAGTTTATTGACTATGACACTATGTTCCATGCTATTAAAGCTAAAGATAGACTTTTGTGTTTTCCATATCAATCTTACCAACCGGTTATTCAATTATTAGATGAAGCCTCTAATGACGATAGCGTTACAAAAATTAAAATCACTTTATATCGAATTTCAAAAAAATCACTTGTTGTAAATGCACTTTTAAATGCAGCGAAAAATGGAAAAGAAGTGTTTGTTTTTATTGAAACAAAAGCACGTTTTGATGAGGAAAATAATATAAAATGGGGAAAAGTTTTAGAAGAAAACGGAGCGCATGTAGTTTACAGTTATCCGGGAATAAAAGTACATTCTAAAATTTTATATATAGAACGTATTGAGAAAAATAAATCGCTTATTTATGGTTATATAAGTACGGGTAATTTTAATGAAAAAACCTCGGAGATTTATACCGATTTTGGGTTAATGACTGTAAACCCTAAAATTACAGGAGAACTTTGTCAGGTATTTCAAGTATTACAAGGACAAATTATTATTCCAAAATCTAAAAAACTTTTAGTATCTCCATTTACAACACGAAGTAAATTTAGAGAATTAATAGAGTCGGAAATTGAAAATGCCATAGCAGGTAAAGAAGCCTATATCATTTTGAAACTGAATAGTCTTCAAGATGCTAAAATGATTAAGTTACTCTATAAAGCAAGTAATGCAGGAGTGAAAATAAGATTACTTATACGCGGTATTTGTTGTTTGGTTCCAGGAATTGAAGGACAAAGTGTAAACATATCTATAACTAGTATTGTAGATCGATTTTTAGAACACGGTAGAATTTATGTTTTTGGAAATAATGGAAAAGAAAAAATGTATCTTGGTTCTGCAGATTGGATGACACGTAATTTAGATCATAGAATAGAAGTTATAACACCTATTTTAGATAGAGATATTCATTTAAAATTAAAAGAATTATTAGACTTACAATTAAAGGATACTATAAAATCTAGAGTAATAGATTCTAATCAAAACAACAGTTATGTAGAAAAAGGTTCATTAGGAGAATCTTCTCAACATATAATTTATAAAACATTATTATGAGTGATAAACAAAAAGAAAAAGCAGAAGATAAGTATTTAATGGATGAATTAAGTCTTGATAAAGACGGCTTAAAGCAGTTAAAAAAGAAATTAGCTAAAGTAGCACCAAGGTCGGAAAGAGGTGTAGAAACATTGTTTAGATTGTTATCTAAAAATCAGTATACATTGAATACAATGATAGATACAAAATCAAATATTTTGATATCTATAAATGCTTTAATTTTATCGTTAATATTAGGGACTGTCATGAGCCAATTAAGTAACGACCCACATCTTATTTATCCAATAGTGATGATATTATTCACCAATTTAGCATCAATTACTTTTGCCATTTTTGCAACACGTCCAGAATTGGTTCACGGAAAAAGTGAAGCGAAAAATTTAATGTTTTATGGCAATTTTCAAGATATGGAAGAAGATGAATATGTTAATAATATTACCAATTTAATGAATGAAGGGGATGAGCTTTATAAAACAATTGCAAAAGATACTTATCATTTAGGGAAAACGATTGATCGTAAATTTAAGCTCCTTCGTAAATCGTTTAATATTTTTTTGATTGGCATTATTTTATCTGTGATTGCTTTTATCGCATGTCATGCTTTGTTTGGAGGATTCATGTAGTTTTAAATGTGTTACTATTAATGTGGATAGATTTTTATGACAATCTTCAAGGTTACAGAAATGGTTAGGAACAACAAATTATATTGTACGGCATAATTAAAAATTTTTATTCTTTGGAAAAATTAAAAAATAACTTCTAATAAAAAAAGAACTCATAAGAGTTCTTTTTTTATTGTACCATAATGATTACTAGTAGTTTTATGAAAATTATTCACTCTTAGATATTCTTTATTTGAATCATCCATAATCAGTGAGTTCTGACTATCTGCCAAAAACAAAAAACCCCATAAACATAATGTTTAAGGGGTTTTACAGAGATTTTGTAATCTCTAAGCGGAGAGTAAGGGATTCGAACCCCTGGAGGTGTGACCCTCAACAGTTTTCAAGACTGCCGCATTCGACCACTCTGCCAACTCTCCAGTGTGTCTCATCAAGTATTCCCTGATTGCGGGTGCAAATATAAGAGCCTTTTTCGTTCTATTCAAATAAAATTTAAGTTTTTTTACATTAATTTTAAAACTAGTTTATAAAGTATTCATTTATAGGTAAAAACAATGAAATTGAGTTTTAGAAATAATAAAACAAATTCAGTAATCATCAATATTTACCAATCAATTCAAAAAAAATAAAATTATAAAACCTTACTTTTGCATAGCAATCAAGTAAAACTAGATGGATATTATAAAACAGTTGCAATGGCGTTATGCAACAAAAAAATTCGACGTAAACAAAACACTAACACCTACTAAGTTAAATACACTAAAAGAAGCCTTTAACCTAACCGCAACCTCTTTTGGTTTGCAAACGTTAAGCCTTGTTATAGTAAAGAACAAAACACTTCGTGAAAGCCTACTGCCTCACTCTTATAACCAATCGCAAGTGGTAAACGCATCACATTTACTTGTAATATGTATTCAAGAAAATATAGAAGAAAACGATGTAATCGACTATTATAATAACATAAAAAATATACGTAATACACCCGAAAGTATTCTAAAACCATACCGGGAACAGCTAGCTGGGATGATGGAGAGTAAAAGCCTAGAACAACGCCAAAGCTGGTCTAAAAACCAAGCCTACATTGCACTAGGTAATCTCATGACGGTTTGCGCTATAGAAAATATAGACGCTTGCCCAATGGAAGGGTTTATCCCAGAAAAATACGACGAAATCCTTCAACTAAAACAAAAAGGACTAAAATCCGTATTAACTTTACCTGTAGGTTATCGCGCCGAGGATGATATGTTTTCAACCTTAAAAAAAGTACGAAAACCAATTAACCAAACCATTATAGAAATTTAATGTTTTTGGGCGTTACCGCAAGGGTCGGGCTTTCACTACTCAATCTTTTTGTTTTTTCACTAAAACAAAAAGGATTTCAAACAAGCCGTTCAATCCCTAACGCAGCAACCGTCCACCATTAAATAAAAAGATAAAAAAAATAACAATATGCCAGGATTTGAATTATTTGGAGAACTAGAAAAACAAGAAGTAAATGATGTTTTAGACAATGGTGTTTTAATGCGCTATGGTTTCGATGGTATGCGTAAAGGGCATTGGAAAGCAAAAGCCTTAGAAGCCGAATTAGAAAGCACTTTTCAATCCAAACACGTACAACTCGTATCAAGTGGTACAGCTGCTGTATCGGTAGCTTTAGGGGCTGCTGGCGTTGGAGCAGGAGACGAGGTTATTATGCCAACCTTTACCTTTGTAGCCAGTTTTGAAGCTATAATGATGTTAGGAGCTATTCCTGTTTTAGCAGATATAGATGATACTTTAGGCTTAAACCCTGAAGCTGTAGAAGCCGCTATAACACCAAAAACAAAAGCCATTATGGTGGTGCAAATGTGTGGTAGTATGGCTAATATGGATGCGCTTAAAGATATTGCAGATAGACATAACCTTCTTTTAGTAGAAGATGCTTGTCAAGCTATTGGCGGAACTTTTAATGGTAAACCATTAGGGAGCGTTGGAGATCTTGGATGTTTTTCATTCGATTTTGTTAAAACCATAACCTGTGGAGAAGGAGGAGCTGTAATAACCAATAACGAGAAATATTACACTAATGCCGATCATTATAGCGATCATGGTCACGATCACGTTGGTAGCGATCGCGGAGCAGAAACACATCCGTTTTTAGGATATAACTTTAGAATATCAGAATTGCATGCCGCTGTAGGTTTAGCGCAAGTAAAACGGTTACCAGAATTTTTAGATATACAGAGGCGTAATTTTAATATTATACGTGAAGCTTTATCAACCATTCCAGAAGTTGTTTTTAGAACGGTTCCAGAAGGTGGAGTAGAAAGTTGTGCATTTTTAAACTTCTTTTTACCCGATTTAGAAACATCTAGAAAAGTAATAGAAGCCTTTAAAAATGGAGGCGTAGATGCTTGTTGGAATTATTTCGATAACAATTGGCATTACATTCGTAAATGGGATCATTTAAAGAATTTAAAATCGTTGTTTCCTATTTCTAAAGAAGTTAAAGAAGGATTAGAATATCTTCAAACTAGAACATTCGAAAAATCCGATCACTATATTTCTAGAAACATATCTTGTTTAATAAAACTATCATGGACAGAGGAGGAAGTTAAACAACGTGCTAATAAAATGGCAGAACTCATTAAAAGTGTATTATAAGTTATAAACACATAACCTTATAGGTTGTTATAGAATAACATAAACATAAAAAAGGCTTTAAATTTAATATTTAAAGCCTTTTTTATGTAAAGATTTTAACTGCAATCATCTGTTTTTTATATAATTGCGTATATTTAGTAAGCTATTAATTATTCTTATGAAATTCGCATGCTTTCCATTTTTATTTTTGGTCTGTTTTTGTTCTTTAGGACAAAATGATAAACAGTCAGATTCTGCTGTAATTGCAAAATACAAAACAAAGGTAATTCAGTACATAAATCCAAAGCCCGACAGTGCGCTTTATTATATACAGAAGAGTTTTAAAGTTGCAAAAAAAAGCAGTTATAAAAAGGGTATTGCCGATACGGAATATTTATATGCTCAGTATTTTAGACGCACGCAACAAAGGGATTCTGCCTTATATTATTTTCAAAGCTCAGCAAGGAAATCAGAAAATGAAAAATATAATATTGGAGCAGCCATAGCTTACAATGGGTTGTGTAGAAATTTGTACCTCTTAAGCGAATTTAAAGAAGCAGAATTTGCATGTGAGAAAGCTTTATTAAATATTAATAGCGAAGACGAACTGTCTTATATGACCAAAGCAGATACATACACCGCTTTAGGAACTATTTATAAGCAACAAGATTTTATAAAAAAGGCTCAAATATATTTTTTAAAGGTCGATTCTATGCATGTTAAAAAGACATTAAGACCAGATGTTATTGCTGCAGCATATCAAAATTTAGGAAGTATTTACTTGGAGTTTGACGATCTTGAACTTGCCGAATCATATTATTTAAAAGCAAATAATCAGTTTGGAAAACTACCCGCTGCAGCTGCCGAATATTACATGAGTACTAATAATGTAGAGTTAGGTAAACTATATTTTAAACAACAAAAATTAAACTTAGCAGATAGTATTTTAACCAATTCGCAGAAATTTTTTATTAAAATTAAAGACTTAAGTAACGCCGCAGAGATAGGGAGAGCACTTGGCCTTATTAAATTGGATAAAAATGAATTAGAAGAAGCAAAAGTCTATTTTACGAAATCTTTTGAATTTTATAAGGAATCAAAATTTAATTTACAAGCGGCTACAAATGCACTTGAACTCGCAAAACTTTCATTACTCCAAAATAATTTACAAAAAGCTTTATCATGGTCTAAGGTTGGGATTCAATTAAATGAAAGTATAAATAACAGCATACTTAAAAAGGATTTGGCATTTGTTATGGCAGATGTTTATACGCAAACAGGGGAGCATCAAAAAGCAAATAATCTCAGTAAAATAGCATACAAAATAAAAGATTCACTCAGTCAAATTCAAATTGCTGAAACTATTAAAGAAATTGAAGAGAAATATCAAACAGAACAAAAAGACAAGGAGATAAAATCTTTAAAAGCAGAAAGTGATTTAGCCCTACAACAACAAAAGAATGAGCGCAACTTATTAGTTGGCGGTTTAGGGTTTACAACGCTTGCTGGACTATTTCTTTTCGTGCTTTACAGAAATCATCAAAAAACAAATACTAAATTAAAAGAGCTGGATACTGCCAAATCAAACTTTTTCGCTAATATATCGCACGAGTTTCGAACACCACTTACTTTAATATCAAATCCAATAGATGCCGCTATTGAAGATCCTTCTATTTCAGATAAAAAACGAGAGCAGTTTGTTATGGCTAAACGCAATTCCGATAGGTTATTGGCATTAGTTAATCAATTATTAGATCTATCAAAAATAGACGCAGGACAATTAAAACTTCATATTCAAACAGGTAATATTCAAGACCTTATTTCTGGGCTAGCAGAATCTTTTAACTATTCAGCTAAACAAAACCATATTAATTATCAACTACAAATTGAAAAATATGAAGATACCGTTTGGTTTGATAAGGACGCAGTTGAGAAAATAAGTATCAATTTATTGTCTAACGCCATAAAATACACACCCGCTAATGGCAGTGTTACTTGTAAGTCTTATATAGAAAATAATACATGGCATTTTAGTGTAAAAAATACAGGTGTAGGATTAACAAAGCAAGAACAAGAAGATGTTTTTACTCGTTTTTATCAAACCGATGAAAACAACCAGGGAACAGGTATTGGTTTAGCTCTAGTGAAGGAATTAGTAGAACTTCATAAAGGAACCATAAAAGTGGAAAGTAAGCTTAATGAATCTATTTGCTTTAGTGTTACACTGCCCATAGATAAAAATAGTTTTAAAAATGAAGTATTTATAGCATCATCTAAAATTACCGACAATTACGAATCCGTTCAAATTGAAGCTTCCAAAAACATAGAGGACGATTTTGAAGATGCAGATAAGCCTATTTTGTTAATAGTTGAAGACAATGTAGATGTTACCATTTTACTTAAACAAACATTTGAAGATTATTATAATATTATTACGGCTAAAAATGGACAAATAGGTATAGATTTAGCGATCGAGCATGTGCCAGATATTATAATATCTGATATTATGATGCCTGTTAAAGATGGTGTAGCACTTACCAAAACATTAAAAAATAACGCGCTTACTAGCCATATTCCCATTATTTTACTGACCGCGAAAGCAGGGGACAAAAACGAATTAAAAGGTATAGAAATTGGTGCCGATGATTATATTACAAAACCATTTAGTTCTAAACTTTTAAAAACGAAAGTATCTAACCTTATCGCGATTAGGCAAAAGCTTCAAAGTCGCTACAGTCAGGAAATAGTGTTAACTCCTAAAGATATTGCTGTTACTAATTTAGACGAACAATTTTTAAATAAAGTTCAGGAAGTTCTAGAAGCAAACCTTATAGAATCTTCTTTCAATGTCGAAAATTTCAGTAAAGCTGTCGGTATGAGCCGTATGCAACTGCATCGTAAAATAAAAGCACTTACTGGTTTATCGGCTTCGGAATTTGTTAGATCACAACGTTTAAAATTAGCTGCTCAGCTTTTAAAAACTTCCGATATTAATATTTCTCAAGTAGGATATTCGGTTGGTTTTAACGATCATTCTTATTTCGCAAAATGCTTTAAAGATACTTACAAGTCTACACCAACCGAGTATGCAAAAAATAATGTTGTTAAATAATATTTTGAGCCCTATTTAACAACGTTTATTTCTTAAACACAAACTATATTACTTCTAAATCTTGGGTTTTGTTTTACTATAATTAGAATTGTTTTTAATTATTAGTAAAAAAACAGTCTTCTTAAACCCTTGCTAATACTCACTTGTTACATAATTTATAGCTATTGTTACGTGCGTTATAAATAATTATTTATAACACGTTTACATTTGAAGGAATTAATAGCAATAATGTTACTCAATTAATAAGTGATTAAAAAAAATAAAACTTATAAAGGAGAAATAGAATCATTCCCAAGACATATTATATATCTAAATGTTAACAATTTAGATGAAGGAGCGTACACTTTAATAATTCTTAACAGAAATAAAGTAATTAAAAAAATAAGCTTTGATAAGTAATAATTATGAAACGGAAATACACATTATTTTTATTAATATTCATTTTAGCATTTTTCAACTTTAATGCTCAAACTGAGTTTAGGAAAGATTCCATTCATCTATTTCAATGGGATAATACCAATGATAATTGGAAACATAATACAAGAGAGTATCTCACTTATGATGATGGAGGAAGTAATGAAACGAATCTACGTCGGCAGTTTCTTAGTGGTAATACTTGGGCTAATTATTATCAATTCAATAAAGTTTACACAACTAGTGATCTTTTAGAAGAGAACATTCAACAAAACTGGAATAGTCCAAACACAGGTTGGAATGATAAGTATAAACATGTTTACCTGTTTGATAGCAACCAAAACGAAATAGAACATCAATATTTTTTATACAATAATGGTGTTTGGGGAAATTATCAAAAGGAAACTAAAGATTATGTGAACAACTACCTTAATACCAAAACGCAATATCAATACAACTCTGTATTGATGGAGTTTGTACCAGAAAAACAATTTATTTATAACTATTCAGACAATTTATTGGATTTTGAAATACATCAAATTTACTTTCCAGATTTTGGTGTTTGGGATAATAATGAAAAAATTGAGTATACATATAATATAAATAATCAACATAAAAATATTGAATATTTTGGATTTAATGCGACTACTGGCATGTTTTCAGAATCTCCATACAAAAAAACAGTTATCACTTATACTTCTGAAGGACTTATAGAAGGAAGTATAACGCAGTTATGGGCATCCTCAGAATATGTGAATACAGAACGATTTCTGTATAGCTACACCAATGAAAATCTAACAGAATTAGTAATGCAAAATTGGAGTACTACCTTGGGAGATTGGGTTAATTCCTATAGACATGTAAAAACATACGACTCCAATGATAACGAAATAGAATTCATCTATGAAAACTGGAATATAGCTATGGAACCTAATGAATGGAAAGGGTTTTTACGAATAGTTAATTTCTGGTCAGAGTCTGAAACATTAGAGGTTAATAATTATGAAAAAAATGCTTCAGTTAGTGTCTATCCCAATCCAGCAACTCATTACTTAAACATCCTTTCTAAAGAACCAATTCTCTCCGTTGAATTGTATAATTTGTTAGGGAAACAAGTATTAAAAACAACCCAAACAGAACATATAGATATCTCAAACTTAGACTCAGGTATGTTTCTTCTAAAATTAAGTTCAGACCATACGCACACTATAAAAAAGTTAATAATTAAATAGGGCAGATAGAATAGCCTAATAATAACTAAAAAAATAACCACATGAAAACTTTAATACTCAGTTTATGTTCATTAGTTCTATTCTTAATTTGTACATCTTGTTCGGATGATGATAACAAAGGTAATGATGATACTGAAGACTTTACATTAACCTTTAATGTAGAAACCAATCAAGACCAAATGGAAAATTTTTCTCATAATAAAATGGTTATTTTTAATAGTGAAGTTTGGTCAATTGGTGGTATTATCCAATCTAATATAAGTGCTGGTAGTGATGTTTGGAAAAGTACAAACGGCGTAAACTGGTTGTCAGTTACAAGCAATCAATTTCCAATGCGTGTTGAACATACACTTACAGTTTTTGATAATAAAATGTGGGTCATAGGTGGTTTTACAGAAAATGATTCTGGTGTCTATGAAGCATTGAGTGACGTATGGTATTCTTCAGATGGTGAAACCTGGACTCTAGCTACTAATGATATTATTGGTACATCAACTATAGGATTTCATAGTACAGTTGTTTTTAATAACAAATTGTATCTTATTAAAGATGGTTACTACGAAAGTGCCCCAGGTTGTACCGTTTGGTCTTCTAGTGATGGTATTTCATGGGTACGAGAAACCGATAATGCATTTCCTTACAGAGACGATTTTAGTTCAACTGTATTCAATAACGAAATTTATGTAACAGGTGGAAGTTGGGGGTCTGACTTTTTTAATGAAATATGGAAAAGTT from Algibacter sp. L1A34 includes these protein-coding regions:
- a CDS encoding T9SS type A sorting domain-containing protein; translation: MKRKYTLFLLIFILAFFNFNAQTEFRKDSIHLFQWDNTNDNWKHNTREYLTYDDGGSNETNLRRQFLSGNTWANYYQFNKVYTTSDLLEENIQQNWNSPNTGWNDKYKHVYLFDSNQNEIEHQYFLYNNGVWGNYQKETKDYVNNYLNTKTQYQYNSVLMEFVPEKQFIYNYSDNLLDFEIHQIYFPDFGVWDNNEKIEYTYNINNQHKNIEYFGFNATTGMFSESPYKKTVITYTSEGLIEGSITQLWASSEYVNTERFLYSYTNENLTELVMQNWSTTLGDWVNSYRHVKTYDSNDNEIEFIYENWNIAMEPNEWKGFLRIVNFWSESETLEVNNYEKNASVSVYPNPATHYLNILSKEPILSVELYNLLGKQVLKTTQTEHIDISNLDSGMFLLKLSSDHTHTIKKLIIK
- a CDS encoding Pycsar system effector family protein, with protein sequence MSDKQKEKAEDKYLMDELSLDKDGLKQLKKKLAKVAPRSERGVETLFRLLSKNQYTLNTMIDTKSNILISINALILSLILGTVMSQLSNDPHLIYPIVMILFTNLASITFAIFATRPELVHGKSEAKNLMFYGNFQDMEEDEYVNNITNLMNEGDELYKTIAKDTYHLGKTIDRKFKLLRKSFNIFLIGIILSVIAFIACHALFGGFM
- a CDS encoding Kelch repeat-containing protein, whose amino-acid sequence is MKTLILSLCSLVLFLICTSCSDDDNKGNDDTEDFTLTFNVETNQDQMENFSHNKMVIFNSEVWSIGGIIQSNISAGSDVWKSTNGVNWLSVTSNQFPMRVEHTLTVFDNKMWVIGGFTENDSGVYEALSDVWYSSDGETWTLATNDIIGTSTIGFHSTVVFNNKLYLIKDGYYESAPGCTVWSSSDGISWVRETDNAFPYRDDFSSTVFNNEIYVTGGSWGSDFFNEIWKSSDGINWTQVNTSSTIFSPRAGHAFIVYENKLWVFGGRNNTSTITGMGLWYSNDGEAWFRYEPLPAEDGLQNFAALNYNNAIWIFGGLRQVPGATLKNRVGTINTITLN
- a CDS encoding response regulator, producing MKFACFPFLFLVCFCSLGQNDKQSDSAVIAKYKTKVIQYINPKPDSALYYIQKSFKVAKKSSYKKGIADTEYLYAQYFRRTQQRDSALYYFQSSARKSENEKYNIGAAIAYNGLCRNLYLLSEFKEAEFACEKALLNINSEDELSYMTKADTYTALGTIYKQQDFIKKAQIYFLKVDSMHVKKTLRPDVIAAAYQNLGSIYLEFDDLELAESYYLKANNQFGKLPAAAAEYYMSTNNVELGKLYFKQQKLNLADSILTNSQKFFIKIKDLSNAAEIGRALGLIKLDKNELEEAKVYFTKSFEFYKESKFNLQAATNALELAKLSLLQNNLQKALSWSKVGIQLNESINNSILKKDLAFVMADVYTQTGEHQKANNLSKIAYKIKDSLSQIQIAETIKEIEEKYQTEQKDKEIKSLKAESDLALQQQKNERNLLVGGLGFTTLAGLFLFVLYRNHQKTNTKLKELDTAKSNFFANISHEFRTPLTLISNPIDAAIEDPSISDKKREQFVMAKRNSDRLLALVNQLLDLSKIDAGQLKLHIQTGNIQDLISGLAESFNYSAKQNHINYQLQIEKYEDTVWFDKDAVEKISINLLSNAIKYTPANGSVTCKSYIENNTWHFSVKNTGVGLTKQEQEDVFTRFYQTDENNQGTGIGLALVKELVELHKGTIKVESKLNESICFSVTLPIDKNSFKNEVFIASSKITDNYESVQIEASKNIEDDFEDADKPILLIVEDNVDVTILLKQTFEDYYNIITAKNGQIGIDLAIEHVPDIIISDIMMPVKDGVALTKTLKNNALTSHIPIILLTAKAGDKNELKGIEIGADDYITKPFSSKLLKTKVSNLIAIRQKLQSRYSQEIVLTPKDIAVTNLDEQFLNKVQEVLEANLIESSFNVENFSKAVGMSRMQLHRKIKALTGLSASEFVRSQRLKLAAQLLKTSDINISQVGYSVGFNDHSYFAKCFKDTYKSTPTEYAKNNVVK
- a CDS encoding NAD(P)H-dependent oxidoreductase, yielding MDIIKQLQWRYATKKFDVNKTLTPTKLNTLKEAFNLTATSFGLQTLSLVIVKNKTLRESLLPHSYNQSQVVNASHLLVICIQENIEENDVIDYYNNIKNIRNTPESILKPYREQLAGMMESKSLEQRQSWSKNQAYIALGNLMTVCAIENIDACPMEGFIPEKYDEILQLKQKGLKSVLTLPVGYRAEDDMFSTLKKVRKPINQTIIEI
- a CDS encoding DegT/DnrJ/EryC1/StrS family aminotransferase yields the protein MPGFELFGELEKQEVNDVLDNGVLMRYGFDGMRKGHWKAKALEAELESTFQSKHVQLVSSGTAAVSVALGAAGVGAGDEVIMPTFTFVASFEAIMMLGAIPVLADIDDTLGLNPEAVEAAITPKTKAIMVVQMCGSMANMDALKDIADRHNLLLVEDACQAIGGTFNGKPLGSVGDLGCFSFDFVKTITCGEGGAVITNNEKYYTNADHYSDHGHDHVGSDRGAETHPFLGYNFRISELHAAVGLAQVKRLPEFLDIQRRNFNIIREALSTIPEVVFRTVPEGGVESCAFLNFFLPDLETSRKVIEAFKNGGVDACWNYFDNNWHYIRKWDHLKNLKSLFPISKEVKEGLEYLQTRTFEKSDHYISRNISCLIKLSWTEEEVKQRANKMAELIKSVL
- the ppk1 gene encoding polyphosphate kinase 1, with the protein product MLNTKEYYNRDLSWLRFNHRVLQEAADERNPLYERIKFLAIFSSNLDEFFKVRVSDIRKIKQLDKPLRKRLITKPNKLLREIKKQVNVQQKEFGRIFFTKIIPALENEGVNLICYKEFNQEQQAFSKIYYKEKIESSQSLNISKEKPFLENEALYLVSQIEDDSLIWVKINEQTPRFVELPSIDNKHYITFVDDILKDNLKAVYKQSFYSVKISRDAELYIDNEYSGNLLDKIKAALPNRISGQVTRALIDELSPKKLQLKLNEVLDINETDIIKGGTYHNFKDLFTFLNPTTKNLSFASLPPLLSKEFIDYDTMFHAIKAKDRLLCFPYQSYQPVIQLLDEASNDDSVTKIKITLYRISKKSLVVNALLNAAKNGKEVFVFIETKARFDEENNIKWGKVLEENGAHVVYSYPGIKVHSKILYIERIEKNKSLIYGYISTGNFNEKTSEIYTDFGLMTVNPKITGELCQVFQVLQGQIIIPKSKKLLVSPFTTRSKFRELIESEIENAIAGKEAYIILKLNSLQDAKMIKLLYKASNAGVKIRLLIRGICCLVPGIEGQSVNISITSIVDRFLEHGRIYVFGNNGKEKMYLGSADWMTRNLDHRIEVITPILDRDIHLKLKELLDLQLKDTIKSRVIDSNQNNSYVEKGSLGESSQHIIYKTLL